The Arctopsyche grandis isolate Sample6627 chromosome 5, ASM5162203v2, whole genome shotgun sequence genome includes a window with the following:
- the LOC143911687 gene encoding DDB1- and CUL4-associated factor 8 — translation MSESEAAESPDLELESAPAPAPAPSPPQQSDVTSPEPATATDVTAIIEDSLAFDLVDDDDNMDSGIGAEKSESGSSDIPMPSAEEAKNEDRPGASTSADLPTEENLRSACRFTNLRFISGTRSRNYRFRGRVGPNVDSDSDDDTRMDSDDNSREEQPERNNSSDDSDVEIGEENDSDSTIIIERDWTDTSFRNDDSNDYETPHVLLKRKPKHEWSVIKELMNRELGNSIRPGKCGKSDVIFEQRFYGSLHAVERLELMYKLNKHKGCVNSINFHPEGNLLASGSDDLNIIIWDWATNTVRRIVKTDHKSNIFQSRFLYLNSTSQIDIVSCARDGQVLLTQVLTGGGTPIRRHLAQHSRSAHKLYTNAAEPHIVVSVGEDAHVNLSDVRQETPNRILTVRDNDVKVPLYSVVCHPLVTHEMCVAGQGRKVMVFDRRKGGANAEPIKSFCPDFFRISDNNPVKKKPLNVLAYVTCAVYNHNGSEILASYNDDDIYLFDTTTDCETNGTGHGFSYFYCGHRNSATFKGVSFFGPHSEFIVSGSDCGNIYIWDKKTEAIVQWMMGDEGGVVNCVECHPRFPVLATSGLDKDVKIWVPSNETDPKLDGLRETVIRNARDRSGRPFFHFLPTVFGIIRRHGDGHRTEESDSFSDESDSTHDDDRNDEATC, via the exons AAGATTCTCTGGCTTTCGATCTGGTCGACGATGACGACAATATGGATAGCGGGATCGGCGCTGAGAAGTCAGAGAGTGGCAGCAGCGATATTCCGATGCCCTCAGCCGAAGAAGCCAAAAACGAAGATCGACCCGGTGCTTCCACCAGCGCCGATTTACCCACCGAAGAAAACCTTCGAAGTGCTTGTAGATTTACCAATTTGAGATTCATTTCAGGCACACGCAGTCGCAATTATCGCTTTCGCGGTCGTGTCGGTCCGAACGTTGACAGCGACAGTGACGACGATACTAGAATGGATTCTGACGATAATTCTAGAGAAGAGCAACCGGAGAGGAACAACTCCAGCGATGACAG tgACGTTGAAATTGGAGAGGAGAACGATAGTGATTCAACTATTATAATTGAGAGAGACTGGACTGATACTTCCTTTAGAAACGATGACAGTAATGACTATGAAACTCCACATGTGCTATTAAAACGAAAACCGAAACACGAGTGGAGTGTTATTAAAG AATTGATGAATCGAGAATTAGGCAATAGTATAAGACCTGGAAAATGTGGGAAGTCAGATGTTATTTTTGAACAAAGATTCTACGGATCGTTGCATGCTGTTGAGCGTTTAGAGctaatgtataaattaaataaacataaaggctgcgtaaattcaataaattttcacCCTGAAg GAAATCTGCTCGCCTCGGGATCAGatgatttgaatattattatatgggACTGGGCAACGAATACCGTTCGTAGAATTGTAAAAACGGACCACAAATCTAATATTTTCCaaagtagatttttatatctcaaTTCTACTAGTCAAATCGATATCGTTTCATGTGCCAGAGACGGTCAA gTACTTCTGACGCAAGTGCTCACGGGTGGCGGTACACCGATAAGACGTCACCTCGCACAACATTCGCGTTCTGCACATAAGTTGTATACTAACGCTGCCGAACCACACATTGTAGTGTCTGTCGGCGAGGATGCACATGTAAATTTGTCTGACGTGAGACAAGAAACTCCCAATAG aATATTAACAGTTCGTGACAATGATGTCAAAGTGCCACTCTATAGTGTAGTTTGTCACCCGTTAGTAACTCATGAAATGTGCGTTGCTGGTCAAGGACGCAAAGTGATGGTTTTCGATAGACGTAAAGGTGGCGCTAATGCTGAGCCGATCAAATCATTTTGTCCTGACTTTTTCCGAATTTCG GATAATAATCCAGTGAAGAAAAAACCGTTAAATGTACTGGCCTATGTAACGTGCGCTGTATATAATCACAACGGGTCGGAAATTTTAGCTTCATACaacgatgatgatatatatctCTTTGATACGACTACAGATTG TGAAACTAACGGCACTGGGCATGGCTTCTCATATTTCTACTGTGGACATAGAAATAGTGCTACGTTTAAGGGTGTGTCATTTTTTGGGCCACATAGTGAATTTATCGTTTCCGGATCTGATTgcggaaatatttacatatgggATAAAAAAACGGAAGCCATTGTTCAGTGGATGATGGGAGATGAAGGTGGAGTC GTAAATTGCGTAGAATGTCATCCTCGTTTTCCAGTTCTTGCCACCAGTGGATTAGATAAAGATGTGAAAATTTGGGTTCCGTCCAATGAAACTGATCCTAAATTAGATGGACTCAGAGAG ACTGTGATAAGAAATGCTCGTGATAGATCGGGTCGTCCATTTTTCCACTTTTTGCCGACTGTTTTCGGCATCATTAGAAGACACGGAGATGGGCATAGAACTGAAGAGAGCGATTCATTTTCTGATGAAAGCGATTCAACGCATGACGACGATAGAAACGATGAAGCAACAT GTTAA
- the LOC143911688 gene encoding BOS complex subunit TMEM147, which yields MTLYHFGNCLALVYVPYWMAYKYSGLSEYGAFWKCIQAGGVYVFTQLCKMLVLATFFPDTDGENVSSGVDFLGEFLKSTVDVADLVGMYIVLARIPGKGHSKVLTAGIGWASAEVILTRALLLWFGARGAEFDWKYIQKCLESNILLVQHITTVTLVWLWGRHDLNRNLVPIVMALLIITPYKGLILETLIAVLVTGPWVGLMIKSVVTFVIATVTLYVYTGLAQALGIF from the exons ATGACTTTATATCATTTTGGAAACTGCTTAGCGTTAGTATATGTCCCATATTGGATGGCATATAAATATTCAGGCTT ATCAGAATACGGTGCATTCTGGAAATGCATCCAAGCTGGAGGAGTATATGTATTCACCCAATTATGTAAAATGTTGGTTTTAGCAACATTTTTCCCCGACACCGATGGAGAAAATGTTAGCAGTGGAGTTGATTTCCTTGGA GAATTTTTAAAGTCAACTGTTGATGTCGCCGACCTAGTGGGAATGTACATAGTTCTAGCTCGTATTCCTGGCAAAGGTCACTCCAAGGTCCTCACCGCAGGAATCGGTTGGGCTAGCGCCGAAGTCATTTTGACTAGAGCGCTGTTACTTTGGTTCGGAGCAAGAGGGGCCGAATTCGACTGGAAGTACATCCAAAAATGTCTTGAATCCAACATATTACTGGTGCAGCACATCACGACCGTTACTCTAGTCTGGTTGTGGGGTAGGCACGACCTGAATAGGAATTTAGTTCCCATCGTAATGGCTCTACTGATCATAACACCGTACAAAGGTCTCATTTTGGAGACGCTGATAGCCGTTTTGGTGACTGGACCTTGGGTCGGACTAATGATCAAATCAGTTGTGACTTTCGTCATAGCGACTGTAACTTTATATGTTTACACAGGCTTGGCGCAAGCCCtgggaatattttaa